In Ignavibacteriales bacterium, one DNA window encodes the following:
- a CDS encoding APC family permease, translating into MNSSIFIIINLLLVIAFIKLVSKKDFLTYLQNGRWLLTWIAIGIITLMDELTSVFYANAEAHRFIGVKAIIYIALTSVLIRFLSTRMVEIAEILEANNIKGGGVYSFSYMVLGPSFSFIAISSILVDYVLTATISTASAVENGTSFLGTSPAINFILKFGVIWFITSLNIIGIKENAKFTFLIFVFAAFVLVNLIIGGALNLDSNSTGKIAASFQGFIGDLTEGSPFIAYENIIIGIGSCILAYSGIESVLQTASLVKSWKEIRKAYLFLALTVGIVTPLIALLVLSSPIDISKHETDLIPVFAALTNGQFFGIVVAILATFTLIMAVNTAMVASAELIEKIAERYNYESIIKLNKKQSLYRIHILNAFFYSAILIITSGSQAILAEMYAVGLVASFCINTGSLLMYRYSRGTKEITYKTSRTGTLILFIILLSTFTYIIIHRPYGTVLWLCITSIVLFAGLRISKYKSPEIKVRMITSTPMDVIFAIADSIADKVHIYFRRPTELEAQEEHKDSIFVSFYTPRTEQPKALSPNHFSLSIQRKMKLFDMIFGLLKTIEYEFPPEKHLHIHFGWPMSSWLDRMSIGVMIYNIIHLPKKFPKFTFHMDYFGQK; encoded by the coding sequence GTGAATTCAAGTATATTTATAATTATTAATCTTCTTCTTGTAATAGCATTTATTAAGCTCGTTTCCAAAAAAGATTTTCTTACATATCTTCAGAATGGACGGTGGCTTTTAACCTGGATTGCAATTGGTATTATTACCCTGATGGACGAATTAACATCAGTCTTTTATGCAAATGCAGAAGCTCATCGGTTTATAGGTGTAAAAGCTATAATTTATATCGCACTTACTTCAGTCCTTATCCGATTCCTTTCTACAAGGATGGTTGAGATAGCTGAGATTTTAGAAGCAAACAATATTAAAGGAGGCGGAGTATATTCGTTTTCTTACATGGTTCTTGGACCAAGTTTTTCATTCATTGCTATTTCATCTATTCTGGTTGATTATGTTTTAACTGCAACAATTTCAACAGCTTCGGCGGTTGAGAACGGAACATCATTTTTAGGAACAAGCCCGGCAATAAATTTTATTCTAAAATTTGGAGTAATCTGGTTTATAACTTCACTCAACATTATTGGCATAAAAGAAAATGCCAAATTTACTTTTCTAATATTCGTTTTTGCTGCATTTGTTTTGGTTAATTTAATTATTGGTGGTGCGTTAAATTTAGATTCCAATTCTACAGGAAAGATTGCTGCAAGTTTTCAAGGATTCATAGGAGATTTAACTGAAGGCTCTCCTTTCATTGCATATGAAAATATAATAATCGGTATAGGAAGTTGCATTCTAGCATACTCAGGTATAGAATCAGTACTTCAAACTGCTTCTCTTGTTAAAAGTTGGAAAGAAATTAGAAAGGCTTATCTGTTTCTTGCACTAACAGTGGGTATCGTAACTCCATTAATCGCATTATTAGTTTTATCATCACCAATAGATATATCAAAGCATGAAACAGACTTAATTCCTGTTTTTGCAGCATTAACAAATGGACAATTTTTTGGGATTGTAGTTGCGATTTTAGCCACTTTTACTTTAATAATGGCAGTTAATACTGCGATGGTAGCGTCAGCAGAATTAATTGAAAAGATAGCTGAGAGATATAATTATGAATCAATTATTAAATTAAATAAAAAACAATCGTTATATAGGATTCACATTCTTAATGCATTCTTTTATTCTGCTATATTAATAATAACAAGCGGAAGTCAGGCAATACTTGCTGAAATGTATGCCGTAGGATTGGTGGCAAGTTTCTGTATAAACACAGGCTCATTGTTGATGTATAGATACTCAAGGGGAACTAAAGAAATTACTTACAAAACTTCCAGAACTGGCACTTTAATTCTTTTTATTATCCTGTTAAGTACTTTTACTTATATAATTATCCATAGACCATACGGAACTGTACTTTGGTTATGTATAACATCGATTGTATTATTTGCAGGTCTGAGAATTTCAAAATATAAGTCTCCGGAAATTAAAGTACGAATGATTACGAGTACTCCGATGGATGTAATTTTTGCAATAGCTGATTCAATAGCTGATAAAGTCCATATTTATTTCCGTCGACCAACTGAATTGGAAGCCCAGGAAGAGCACAAAGATTCAATATTCGTTAGTTTTTACACACCAAGGACAGAACAACCAAAGGCGCTTTCACCAAATCATTTTTCCCTTTCAATCCAACGGAAAATGAAATTATTTGATATGATATTCGGTTTACTTAAGACTATTGAATATGAATTCCCTCCCGAAAAACATCTTCACATTCACTTTGGCTGGCCCATGTCTTCCTGGTTGGATCGAATGTCTATTGGAGTGATGATTTATAATATCATTCACTTACCTAAGAAATTCCCAAAATTTACTTTCCATATGGATTATTTTGGACAGAAATAA
- a CDS encoding DNA methyltransferase, whose product MNLWKQYDDIITDSLWIFDKRDTSGAHNAGYWGNFIPQIPNQLLRRFTKKGDWVLDTFLGSGTTLIECKRLGRNGIGIELLPSIAELAKLNIAKEEDIFGSDYKSKIICGDSTKINFEKELQKIGIETIQFVIMHPPYWDIIKFSKDESDLSNSKSIEDFLDRLGQIIDGIYPILGKRKYLALVIGDKYSGGEWIPLGFYSMQEVLKRKFKLKSTIIKNFDETKGKMNQKELWRYRALKGGFYIFKHEYIFLFQKV is encoded by the coding sequence ATGAATCTCTGGAAGCAATATGATGATATTATTACTGATAGCCTTTGGATATTTGATAAACGAGATACCTCCGGTGCGCATAACGCAGGATATTGGGGGAACTTTATTCCACAGATTCCAAATCAATTGTTAAGGAGATTTACAAAGAAAGGTGATTGGGTTTTGGATACTTTTCTTGGCAGCGGAACAACTTTAATTGAATGCAAGCGTCTTGGTAGAAACGGAATTGGTATTGAATTGTTACCTTCAATTGCTGAATTAGCAAAATTAAATATTGCAAAAGAAGAAGATATTTTTGGTTCAGATTATAAATCGAAAATAATTTGTGGAGACAGCACAAAAATTAATTTTGAAAAAGAATTGCAGAAAATTGGGATAGAAACGATTCAATTTGTAATTATGCACCCACCTTATTGGGATATTATAAAGTTCAGCAAGGATGAAAGTGATTTATCCAATTCAAAAAGTATTGAAGACTTTCTTGATCGATTAGGACAAATTATTGATGGAATTTATCCAATTTTAGGAAAAAGAAAATATCTTGCCTTGGTAATTGGAGATAAGTATTCTGGAGGTGAATGGATTCCTCTTGGATTTTATTCTATGCAAGAAGTTCTAAAAAGAAAATTCAAACTAAAATCTACCATCATTAAAAACTTTGATGAAACTAAAGGAAAGATGAATCAAAAAGAATTGTGGCGCTACAGAGCATTAAAAGGTGGTTTTTATATTTTTAAACACGAGTATATTTTCCTTTTCCAGAAAGTGTAA
- a CDS encoding glycoside hydrolase family 5 protein yields the protein MNKSYINRKKLSSFSYLISALLLFNIGCSKDSSNPVIPTDNPLTNPLDPFEQNKRLGRGINLGNALEAPTEGEWGVVLKEEFFQLIKEKGFNSVRIPIRWSSHALTATPFTIDQKFFERIDWAINQSLSNGLAVVINIHHYEEMMTDPVNNKERFLSLWSQISARYANYSGDLFFELLNEPNNQLTPDIWNQNILEAIKIVREKNPYRTLIVSPANWSGVENLSTLNLPKDENNLIITFHYYNPFHFTHQGAEWVSGSNDWLGTKWLASALELENLSRDLDRALSWSTTNNRPLYLGEFGAYNKADLISRAYWTYYVSRLSEQRGFSWAYWEFCSGFGIYDQQTKFWNAQLLNALIPKNV from the coding sequence ATGAATAAATCATATATAAATAGAAAAAAACTCTCCTCCTTTAGTTATTTAATTTCTGCATTGTTGTTATTCAATATTGGGTGCTCAAAAGATTCCAGTAATCCAGTTATACCAACGGATAACCCACTTACTAACCCGCTGGATCCATTTGAACAAAATAAACGGCTTGGCAGAGGGATAAATCTTGGAAATGCCCTGGAAGCGCCGACAGAAGGAGAATGGGGTGTTGTTTTAAAAGAGGAATTTTTTCAATTGATTAAGGAAAAGGGATTCAATTCGGTTCGGATTCCAATTCGCTGGTCTTCTCACGCATTAACTGCAACTCCATTTACTATTGATCAAAAATTTTTTGAGAGAATTGACTGGGCAATAAATCAATCATTATCCAACGGACTTGCTGTAGTTATTAATATTCATCATTATGAAGAAATGATGACTGATCCTGTTAACAATAAAGAGAGATTTCTTTCATTGTGGAGTCAAATTTCTGCACGCTATGCAAATTATTCTGGCGATTTATTTTTTGAATTACTAAATGAACCGAATAACCAATTGACTCCAGACATCTGGAATCAAAATATTCTTGAAGCTATTAAAATAGTAAGGGAGAAAAATCCTTATAGAACATTAATTGTTTCTCCAGCTAATTGGAGCGGTGTTGAAAATTTATCAACTTTAAATTTGCCCAAAGATGAAAATAACCTGATTATTACATTTCATTATTATAATCCATTTCATTTTACTCATCAAGGTGCAGAATGGGTTTCCGGTAGCAATGATTGGTTAGGCACTAAATGGTTAGCATCTGCGCTGGAATTGGAAAATCTCAGTAGAGACCTGGATAGAGCTCTTTCCTGGTCAACAACAAATAACCGTCCACTTTACCTTGGGGAATTTGGTGCGTACAATAAAGCTGATTTGATTTCAAGAGCATATTGGACTTACTACGTTAGCCGATTGTCAGAGCAAAGAGGATTTAGTTGGGCATACTGGGAGTTTTGTTCCGGATTTGGTATTTATGATCAGCAAACAAAGTTTTGGAATGCGCAACTTCTTAATGCACTAATTCCTAAAAATGTTTAG